The Sesamum indicum cultivar Zhongzhi No. 13 linkage group LG6, S_indicum_v1.0, whole genome shotgun sequence genomic interval attctttcatatatctatatatatagtttttaaagttttatacATTATTCCGATactattcatttaattttattgtgtcctagtaaataatattttaaagtatttaaaaatatcttccAACAAATGAATcacccaaaaatattattagtctatttatatttttagttggatatatttattattatccaaataGTTTACAAGTATTGAGACTCTTAAATAGtcttattttgatataattttattcttttataactaatttttgttttaatttattatgtaaataattattgaaataaaaatataaatgtattttcacaataaaaagaaaaacacgaGACATTCACACACCTACCTGCAATATAACATAGATAGAGTTTAGAAGGTGTCAATGTTATTCCACATTAACTTATTTAACTATgacaaaatacatatataatggTGAGAGAGGGGTCTAAGTGGTAGCCAACTATCACATAGACATCCCTTGAGGCGGCTGAAGAGCTGAATAAGTTTCATTTATGGTACAGCAGTTTTCCCTACGAAAACTAGACGTGAAATCCACATAAATCATACTCTCAAACACCCTTTACTTTAGCCTTAAATAAGACAACTCACCCGGTCTTCTCTTCACCAACTGtttgttgtgtgtgtttttctgtTGCACCAACCATCAAACTGCGCCAAATTCAAGCAACAAAGAAACCCATAAACCATCATCGCTTCATCCACACTCAGCCCCCTCAATCAAATAAGAAATGAGTCTGCATTCCTTCAAATGCAAGCTTTTGAAACCATGCAAGAAACTACTGAATCTCTTCAAGTTCAGACTCCATAAACCAGTCTTTATAAGAGCCCTTCAATCCCGTCACCGCAGACCTAAAGTCAGGAAGACAGCCACCCACGAGGGCCGTATCCCGAAAATCCTGTCGGTTCTGCATTCATTGAGACGAAAGAGAGAGATGGACGACCGACTCACGGAGATGAAGAGCTTTTTAGACATCGAGAATCATCACAAAGCACCATATCCTTCACCCATCACCCCAGCATATATAAGACTGAGCGGGGCTGCTAGAAAGAACAACATTCACGAtcaggatgatgatgatgctcAAGATGCATGCAGGAGCTTTGAGAACTATCTGGTGGAGATGATTGTGGAGGAGGGGAAAACCAGAGATTTGGTTGATGTTGAAGAGCTTCTGTACTGCTGGAAGAACCTCAGGTGTCCGGTGTTTGTTGATCTGGTGTCCCGATTCTATGGAGAGCTGTGCAGGGATTTGTTTTCTGATAGATGTGAGAATGATGATGGGACACCAAAAGGACTTCTAAGTTAGAACTGGTTTATATGACATTTTGGTTCTTCTGTTGTAAACTGAAAATGTGTTTGATGGAATGAAATTCATACTTTGCAGCAAATGATATCAAACTTACAATTCTAACAACATTAGTAGCATACATCTGTTTAAAGGAGTCTTATAATACTAAGTACTAACAGCAGGTAGCATTTCCACCAACA includes:
- the LOC105163905 gene encoding transcription repressor OFP17 gives rise to the protein MSLHSFKCKLLKPCKKLLNLFKFRLHKPVFIRALQSRHRRPKVRKTATHEGRIPKILSVLHSLRRKREMDDRLTEMKSFLDIENHHKAPYPSPITPAYIRLSGAARKNNIHDQDDDDAQDACRSFENYLVEMIVEEGKTRDLVDVEELLYCWKNLRCPVFVDLVSRFYGELCRDLFSDRCENDDGTPKGLLS